The Candidatus Stygibacter australis nucleotide sequence GGTGAGATAACAACAATTGCGTATATTTTTCTTTTATCATTTTACTATTTCCTCTGATTATATCTCTCAAAGCTTAGATAGATAACATCTTGTTAGCCTTTTATAAAATTATCATACAACTCTCGGCCTGATTTTTCTTTTTGCAATCTTTTGAAGTAAAAATTCCATAATTGCTGCTATAAAGAGAAAGCCAATAAGGATACTTATAACATGACTTGACCCCTTAGCGAGATAAATGAATGCAAGTACTATAGCACTAAGACTTAATAAACCTGCCAGAAAAACTAAGATCCTTGATGCACCCGTTTCTTTAATTATCTTTAAATGTCCCAAGTGGGTCACTGTATGAATGAATAATGTTGATATTGAGCCGATAGCTGCAACTTCAGATAAATCAAATAAAAGAGATAAAATAATAATTAAAAACCCGCTGACAAGCAAACCCTCACTACTGTGGGCAATGCGCTTACCATATACAGCTGGAAGTTCCCCATCTTTAGCTAATTGATAGGTTACATTTGTGACAGCGAACAAGCTGGCGTTAATAGCAGATGCGGTGGCAATTAAAGCCGTAATTGCTACAACAGCAAAACCAACATGACCAAATAATGGTAATGCAGCTTCTGCTAATGCATAATCTTTAGCAGCTATTACTTTATCTACAGATAAGGTGCCAAAAACTGCGAACGAAATTGCAACATAAAGAGACATAACCAGTAAAATCGCTAACATTATGGCATGTGGAAGTGTTTTGGCGGGATTGGGCATATCTTCCGCTGTATTAGTAATGACCCTAAAACCTTCAAATGCAAAAAAGGTAATTGCCACACTGAAAAAAATGTCTTTAGTGGGTGGATAATTCTGAGGAGATATTAATGATGGATTTATATACATGATACCAACAATAGCCAGCACAGTTAAAACAGTAAATTTAATCCCGACTATCAGCCTTTCCCAGATTGCTACATCTTTTGCACCTTTTAGATTGACCAAAACAAACAGAATGATGATTCCACTGGAAAATAAATGATGCCATAAATTAGAGGTGTCATTTATATGTAAAAATGATATGGCATAATTACCAAATGCCTTAGCCACTAAGCTTAAGGAAACAATAACTGCGAAATAAAGTATGATACCCATAGTACCTGTAAAAAAACCAACCCCATAAGCTTGAGTTAAATATTCTATCATTCCCCCCGCAGATGGATAACGTGCACCTAACTTTCCTAAAGAATAGCCGCTGAACAGGGCAATAATACCACCGATAATAAATGAAATGTAAACAGCACTCCCTGAAATTGAGCTCGCTTCACCAAGCAGTGCAAAAATACCAGCTCCCACCATGGCACCTATTCCCATTGAAACTGCTGACCATAAGCCTATTGGTTTTTTCGATTTGTGCATAGATCCTCCTTTTCCTTAGGCTAACATCCTGATATACTGCGATTTTCACAGTTTCATTTCTTCCTTTTCCTTTCACCGAATATGTCTATATACAATACATTTGATGTTTTTTAACCTGTCAAATAAAAAGTTACTGCTGGCAAAATTCAGGGGATGAAATGGTCTGACCATTGTATTGAACATTGCGAAGGTGCAAGCACCATTTGCGAGGTTTTTCGGGTAGGGAGGGAATATAGGGCTTATATGACCTATAGGACCTATAAAAATATAAAAAGCTCTCAGGGTTTGCTGAGAGCTTTTTTATTATTAAATTATGCTTATAATTATTCTTCGCAGGTTAGGGGCATATTGCAGAGATCAAATTTTACGTTGAGCTGTTTTACGGCTCGGACGTCATCTGCACGTCTGATGGGGGTATTAAGGGGCGCATCATGGAGTATTTGAGGATTATTTTTGGCTTCAGCGGCAATATCGATCATGGTCTGGATAAATTCATCGAGAGTTTCTTTGCTCTCAGTTTCAGTAGGCTCGATCATAATAGCTTCCGGCACTATGAGCGGAAAATAGATAGTGGGAGCATGATAGCCTTTATCGAGTAGTCTTTTGGCAATATCCAGGGTATGAACCCCATTTTCCTTTTTCTGCCAGATGCCGCTGGCAACAAATTCGTGCATGCAGCTCTCGTTATAGGGCACATAGTAGTATTTTTCCAGCTTCCGCATGAGATAATTGGCATTGATCACGGCGTTTTCTGAGACGCGTTTGAGTCCTTGATTACCGAGCATTTTCAAGTAGATCCAGGCGCGGACATTAACCATGAAATTACCATAGAAGCTGTGGACTTTACCAATTGATGTAGCTTTATGAGAACTATCGAGGAAAAATCCTTCATCTCTATTTCCAGCTACCATGGGATAGGGCAGGAATTTCACGAGGTCTGCTCTTACGCCTACGGCACCAGAGCCGGGACCGCCACCGCCATGAGGTGTTGAAAATGATTTATGCAGATTATAGTGCATCACATCAAATCCCATTTCACCGGGTTTCACTAAGCCCATTAGAGCATTGAAATTTGCTCCGTCCATATACATCAAGCCATCTACAGCGTGGATGATCTCTGAAATCTGGCAAATCTGTGATTCAAAAATCCCGAGCGTGTTGGGATTAGTGAGCATAAATCCGGCAGTATCCTCATTAACAACTTCTTTGAGGGCCACCAGGTCAACCATACCCTTATCATTAGAGGCAATTTCGATAATCTTATAGCCGCATAAAGCAGCACTGGCAGGATTAGTGCCATGCGCCGAATCCGGGAGGATAATAGTTTTTTTATTATTACCTTTGGCTTTATGATAGGCTTCTATAATCTTGATGCCGGTAAATTCACCCTGAGCACCGGCAACGGGCTGCAAAGTAGCTGAGGCAAATCCGCTGATCTCTGCCAGATCACGCTGTAATTCCCACTGTATTTGCAATGCACCCTGCACGGAATTTTCCGGCTGGAAGGGGTGTATATCAGTTAGAGCAATATTTGCTGCCATAGTGTCACTAATCTTGGGATTATATTTCATGGTACATGAGCCTAAGGGATAAAAGCCTTTTTCTACGAAATGATTTTTATGGCTAAGCTCTATAAAATGCCGCATCACATCAAGCTCAGAAACCTGGGGCAATCTGGGAGTTTCCTTACGCTGGAATTTTGGGGGGATACAGTCATTAAGTTTATAATCTACATCATTTTCAGGTAAGGTGTAGCCTTTGCGTCCGGGAGAGTTTTTTTCAAATATAGTTTTGCTCATTATTCCTCCTCAGCCTGATCAAGTGATTTCAGCATATCCACCAGTTGATCCATATCATCTTTGGTGATCTTTTCCGTTACTGCTATCAGCAGAAGATCCTCATAGCCAAATTGCTGGATGGGGATTCCGGGATATACATCCCACTCGCTGAGTGCTTCGCAGATATATTCCGCGGGATGGGGAGTTTTAAGGGCAAATTCCTTAAAGAATGGGGCTGTAGAATATAATTCATACCCAGGGAGTTCAGAGAGTTTTGCTGCCAGATAATGAGCTTTGGCAGTAGATTGTTCAGCCACCTGCTTAAGTCCGCGGCTGCCCATGAGGCATAAATATACCGTGGCAGCAAGAGTGCAGAGAGCATCATTTGAACAGATATTAGAAGTAGCCTTTTCGCGGCGGATATGCTGTTCACGAGCCTGCATAGTGAGCACATAAGCGATATTTCCTTCCACATCGAGGGTAGCACCGGAAAGACGACCCGGCATGGTGCGGATGAGTTTCTCACTGGTAGCCAGAAATCCGAAAAGCGGTCCACCATAGGATTGAGAATTACCCAGAGCCTGACCTTCGCCTACTACAATATCAGCTTGATATTCAGCAGGGGAATTAAGCACCGCGAGTGAAATAGGATCAACTATGGGAATAAGCAGAGCTTTTTTGGCAGAGTGGGTAATTTTTTCTATTTCAAAAACATCTTCGAGGAATCCCAGGAAATTAGGGGTTTGCATGAGCACGCAAGCCGTATCATCATTAAGCTCAGCTTGCAGATGTGCGAGGTCTATAGTACCATTTTTCTGCTTGATCTCAATTAATTCTACATCAATACCGCTGGTGTAAGTTTTGATAACTTCGCGATAAAGCGGATTAATGGTTGAGGGTATCAGGGCACGGTATTTTTTAGTTTTACGCACTGCCATCAGCACAGCTTCCGCAGCAGCAGTGGCACCATCATACATGCCGGCATTGGAAATTTCCATGCCTGTGAGTTCGCAGATCATAGTTTGATATTCATAGATGTATTGCAAAGTACCCTGGCTGACTTCTGCCTGATAAGGCGTGTAAGCAGACAGGAATTCTGGTCGGCTGATGATATGATTCACAGCAGCGGGAATAAAATGGTCATAAATCCCCCCACCGAGGAAAGAAATAGCTTCCGTAGTGGGTACATTATCTTCAGTAAGGTCTGTGAGTGCTCTGATAAGTTCCAGTTCGCTGAGAGGTTTTCCCAGATGGAATTCTGCTTTATCCAGAAACTCCTGGGGAATGTTTTTGATCAGGTCAGCAAATTTTGCAACTCCACAGGCCTGCAGCATTTCCAGCCGCTCTCTGTCTGTATTGGAGATGAATGGCATTTATACCTCCTTAATAACTATATTTAATTTCTAAAACTTATAATTTTGGGATATTATTTATGTCAAATATTATGGTATAAAATTTGAGAAGATGGGGGTTTGTGGACGGGGTGGACGCAGTGGACAGGGTGGACGGAGTAAACTGAATCGAGGGAGTTCTGGGCAGCAGATGTTGGGTTTGTGAGGTTATAACTGGTCGCCAGAAGTCTTGTTCTGGTTACAGCTCAAAACTCCTGCTTGGTGGGGATGATTTTTCGCAGATGGATATTTCCGTTTGCTGATGATTCTGCTTTGAGGATGAAGGGGAAAATATTGGGGCGCAGGCAGAGGAAGAAATCTTCACGGGGCATAGAACTTTGATTCTCGGGGTCAAAAAATCTCTGCCCATCGGTGCAATAGATTTCATAGATACAATCAGGATAATTGAATTTACTGCCGGTGATCAGATGATGGAGATAATCAGCACAGATCGTGTCTTCCAGGGTTGCTCTTTGACCGGCCCAACCCATGTCTATCAGCGAAACCGTCTCAGGTTTTTTTCTTTTTATATAATTGGCAATAGCCCGGGCATTCACAAAGCTGCCGGTAAGCACTTCAGTAGCAGAAGAATTCATGGCAGCTACCAGACCACGCGTGCCTGATGAGGAAGCGTGTACAACGATTTTATCCTTAAGATCAAGGTTTTTAGTATAAAATGGAGAATTACCATAGTCAAAACCAGACTGGGTGATGCCTTCTCTTTCACCAATCAGCAGATAATGCGGATTTTCTGCTTTTAGCTGGCGCGCAATATTAAGATCATCTACGGCAATGATATCCTTTACTCCCGCATTAAATAGATATGCTTCCAGACTGAAAGCTCTGAATACATCAATTACCACGGCAATTCCTTCTGCCTGACCGGCACCTTTCATTAGATGCAGAAATTTAATTTTCATATTTCACCTATTAATAATTTCATATAATTTAAAGACAATATTACACGGGAGATTATCATGTCCACGAAATTTAGGCTAATCCTACTAATCCAGAGGTGCAATCTAAGTGAAAGGGGAGAAATTGAATTCCTGTCATCAAATAATATAATTAATTGTTTCATAAAATCTATGGCTGGAAAATATAATTTGACAAATTTCCTTAATTTCAATTTTTTTGCTAAACGTTAATAAAATTCTTAGGGGGGATAATGATAAAAGGAATAAAATTATATGCAGTTGTTGTCGTAATATTTATGGTCATTGGATGTACATCTAATGATACTGTTACTGCTAATAAAGCACAACATCTGGATGAATTAGAGATACCAGACGGTTTTAACTGGGATTTCACGAAGATCGTTGAAGTAGTAGTGATAGCGAATGATAGTGAAGGTAATCCAGTAGAAGGAGCAGAGGTTTCTCTGTATAAAACCCAGAATAATCTGGCATTTCAATTATCTACGAATAGCGATGGAGAACTCAGGACAGATATTACTCTGCCGGAATCATCCAATTCAGTGATCCTGGAATATGATGGGCAGCAGGCAACAATCCCCGTTATAGGCAATACAGTATATCATGAAATGACAGTCGATCCAGTTCGTGACATTCGCAGCAATGGCACCCTTTATGTTCCTGGCACTAATTCTGTGCTTACCTTGATGTATGAAGACAACTGGCCCCTAAAGGGAGATTATGATTTCAATGATATGGTAGTGGAGACCTGGGGTAAATTACGCTTCGAGGCAGATTATCTGCGTTATATTGAATTAAGTGCTAAGGTAGTAGCATCTGGTGCAACTTTCCATAATGGTTTCGATATAATTTTTGAGAGTAATGCTTTTCTGAATACTTCTTTGGGTGACGTAATCACATTTAGTGCTTATGACTCCAACGGTGATCAACTGCCATTAGACTCAGGTCAGGTAGCAGCAGCATACGGCACAGATATGATCAACTGGTGGACATCTCCCGGTTATTTGCAGTTTCACTTTTTTGATGACGTTTATGACGTGATGGCACCACCACACGGATCTCTGGCAATGAATACAAATGCTGATGCACCCTGGGTAGATACGATCACAATCAAGATCAGGATAGATTATAATCAGTTAATTCCTTTCAATCCTGGTGACCCAATATTTAATTTAAATGATTTAAACCCATACATCACAGTTGATAATATCCTAGGTTATGAGATTCATCTTCCTGGAGAATTTGTTACAGGCTTTTTCAGTCAGCAATCTTTGTTTGGCACTGGCGACGATAATACCCCTGCAGGAGGTATGTCAGACCCATTATATGGAGAGAATGCCTTTACTTCAGTAGAGGGGTATTCCTGGGCTTTGAAGTTGGAAGGAATTCTTGAATATCCTCGTGAGCAGGTAGATGTTATCGTGGCATATCCGGAACTGGCAGATTATTTCGACGGAACACAGGGAATATTTGATAACTGGTGGCAACCTCATCCTGATCCTAATTTCACAGCAGGTTATATCTATGACAGGGGAGATATGACTGTAGCAGATCAAGATGCCCCAGTGGGTGAATAATAGAATTTAAGATTTAATAACAATAAAAAAACCCCGCAAAAGCGGGGTTTTTTATTTAAGCTAATAATTTTTATTCACCGGTAATGATCCGGGTGATAATCTCCATTAAGGCGAAACCTATCTGGGGAGGAAAACTGGAATCAGGATCAATTCTAATGGTTCGGGGCAATTCAATATGAAGAGTATTCCAGCGAATATCAGTGACTGTTTTTGAATATTGAGCAGTGAAATAGATCTTTTGATAATCACCCGAAAGAGTGAGATCAGCCAGTTGATCAACTACGCTGGTTTTTTCCAGCAGTTTTTCAGCAAATTCTTGTGCATATTCAGGGTCATCAGGTCCAGAAGAGATTTCTATGTCATAAACTGCCTTTCTGGAGTCATGCCCATGAATTTCAATCACGAGGTCAGGATCAAGCTTTTCGATGAAACGGAAATAATCTGAGCCTTCTTCCTTATTCGGGTCAAAGAAATATCGGCTGGCAATGATGCAGGAGCAATTGAGTTCCTGAGAAAGATAGCTGCCCAGATATCCGGCATTTTCATCAGCGTTGCGATCACACAGCATGCGAGTTATACCCCGGGGGGCATGATGTGGAACTCCAACAACTATTTTACTGCCAGAAACAATATCGGTCAACAGCAGGGGATTGAATTTATCTCCTAAATATGTTGTCCATTTATCATTGAATTTATTTTTCAAAAATCAACCCTATCTAAGCTTAATGTCATAGGATAATGTAATTCCAGCATTCCAGTAATTATATTCTTTATCAGTTGCTACATCTGGAGCTGGTGATTCAGTATTCCGGAAGCCATATTCAGCTTTCGCAAGCAAAGATAACCTTTTATGTAATGATTTATAAAGGCTGGTACTAATTACGTGGATGTAGTCATTACGGTTATAGTGATAAGTATCATCTTCATACTCTGAATCAAAGAAGCGGGTTTCCAGTTTGTAGCCGAGATTAAGAGTCGTTTTACCCGGCATTTTTCTGAATTTAAGGTCAAGGGCATAAATATTTGAGCTATAAGCTGCATCCTTGATAACATCAATAGCAGAAGGATCATTAAATGCATCTTCAGCATCAGTATCTGAAATCCGCCATCCGTAACGACAGAGAAGCTCAAATTTACTCACTGGCTGCCAGTTCAGATAAATATTTGAAGTTAAAATATCTGCATCATATTCAGTAAACCATTTATTAAAAAATAATTGTGAATATTGCAGTTCAAACTTGATATCAAGATGCTTTTGAACATCCCAGTTAAGGTTCATAGTATAATAATTTTTGCTGTATTCAAATTCATGATATTCATCTCCATCATCAAGCACGCTGTGATATTGTCTGACATATATCTGGGGATAGAAATAATATCTCAGGCTCATATTAAGTTTGCTATTAAAATATTGCCTGATCCCATAAGAGAGGTAGCCAGTATCTTTGACAGAATTTTCCAGATATTTATCAAAGTTGAGCTTAAATTCATCAATCTGAGTATGACCTGCAAAGAAGTAATGCTTTAATTTTAAAGAATAGGTCATGTTCATGATCATATCATCCAATGATGATATCAAATATTTATCAGGATTATCACTATCCAGAAATTCATCCTGATCATCATCAGAAAGTCGTATAACGTTGCTGTCATACTCAAAACCAATATCAATTTCACTATCAAGTGCAATATTCCTGGACCATAAAGAGATAATGGTTAGGAGTATCAGGGTAACAAAAAGAAATCTTTTCATATCTATTAATTTCCTAAGGCTGATTTTGAGATATATAATCTATATAATATCCCTTTAGGCTGGGCATCAACTATTTTCACGGTATGTTTACCTTTGGGAATATTGATAATATTAATTTTCCCCTGAGTAACTATACTGCTGCTGTCTGCCAGGCAGGAAGTTGAATAGGGCAGGGAATCAATAACTTCTAAAATCTCCTCATTATCCAGTAATGCTGTCCAGCTAAAAGACAGGTTTTCCACATCATTAACGATCAGCCGATTGATTATTTTTAGATTAAGCGGTCCCTGCAGGTCAAGAGTAATGTCATTATCTTTACCCTGATAATAAGTATATGCCTTGTCATTGACCAGGATATCAAGGTTATTATCATAATAATCAGGAGGATAGGCAATATAATCAGTTTCAGTTTTATGCTTTTTAACCGATCTTTTATCTGGATTAACCTTCACAAGCATTTGATGACCGGAAGAATTGGAGATAATAAGTTTTTTACCAGGCATAGTCAGATTGAATCTGTAGCTGTTCCAGGAAGATACCTTATCACCATTTACACCACGAGAAATTTTGCTGACCTTGAGATTACGGGTTACTGTATGCGTTTCACCATCATAAATTGCATCATAGGAATATTGCTCAGCAGTATTTGAATTCGTGATCAGGCGACTTATAACAGTGATACTGTCAGGAGAAGTTGATTCCCAGATATATTTCTCACCTGGTTTCAGTTTATGATATCTATACATCTTTCCACTGGAAGCGTTAAATACATAGTATTTTTTCTGTTTTTGTCCTGCGTTTACCACCATAACAACCATCAGGATAAAAATCAGTAGAAATAATACTTTCTCTCTGGCTATATTTTTCATTTATGAATTTACCTCATCATCACGTAATTTCATCTGACTATGATCAAAAAAGATCACTACAGCGATCAGAGCCATTAATATGATCAGAGAAATAATAGCGACTGTGACATTGTACCTTTCATCAACATACATCCTGCCAACACCAACTTCGGGAACTGGAACCGGAGCCTGGGGTAGTTCATATTTTTGGGCAATCCCTGAAATATCAGCCAGATGAATAACTGGAGTGCCGTTTTCGGCAAATTCAAACATTGTGCCCTTACGGGGTATATTATTATTATGAATACTTCTATGATAGCCATCAGTAATCAATTTACCATTTATAGAAGATCCTATTGATGATAATCCACCACCAATATTAATATAGGCTTCATACTTTTTATAACTACTTTTATAAATCCCCATCTTGCGATTGATATTTCTATCCAGATCATTTTCACGAACCATTTGAACATCATTTCTTTCAATAGCCTTCAGGATCATATCTCTTCCCAGAACATTTAACCCACGTCCCAGATCTCTACCACCACCGATGGAGGCTGCTTTTGTTTTGTAAGGAAAGATACCCTTTTCATATAAAAATGAGTCCATATCCAGCCAGGTGAATTCAGGATCAGTAGCTCCAAACATGGAAGCCCCCACAGAATTAATACTCACAACTTTTAATCCCAACACTTTTGCAGCAGCATACACGGCAATATTTATTGCGGGATACGAACTGGTTGAGCTAACGGCAATGCGGTCACCTTCAGATAGTTTTGCCTTTTTGAACATTGAAACCATTACGGCAGCAAAATTCGGGTTCAAGCTGGTAAGCTTACCTTCCAATGAGCCTCTATCAGTAGTGATTGGAGTTTCTTTGAGACCAATGATACCGCTCTGATTGGGATCATTTTCGGGGTCACAATAGGCTCCACAAAAAGTTCGATAATCCTTAAGAGCTTCTGTAGCCTGCTTCATCAGCAGGGCAGCTTCCATCTTTTCAGAGTAATACTTTTCCTTGATGAACATCCGGGAGTTATTTACCCAGACAAATAATAAGATGGAAATCAGAAATAAAACTATTAGACTTAAATTAGACTTTGCACTTGGTACAAACATATTCCTGCCCTTACATTATTGATATTAATTCGCCGCCAAAGATCACATTGATCAGTAATCTGACCAATACAGCAGCAACAAACATAACGGTTAAAGTTCTTGTAATTCCCTGCTTCGCCATTGCATTAGCGATCAAACCAGGGATAATATATCCAATTACATTTACGGAATAATCTGCCGGAATCCCCGAATAGAAACCGTAAGTTCTCACCAGCCACCCAAAAATGAACCCAAGCAGGATAGATATCACCATCCGGCGACGTCCATAAATGAACATTATCTTTCCCAGCAGTTTTACGATCAGATATACAGCTAAACTGATCAACAGCGTTCCCAGTATTGTCCAGGGCTGATGCAAAAACATTGCTATATATCCCGCAACTACTATACCTCCAGCTGTTGTGCCAAAGGTTTCCAGAAAGAATAAACTTACTAAAACTCCTAAACCAATAGCGGCTTCAAACATTAGTTACTCCTCTCTTTGAAATAATCGACAATAGGACCTCCATTACCACCAATATTACCAATCCCGAATACGAGTATCTTTTCGGGGTCAAGAGTACAAATCTCTTTCACCAGATCATCTCCTTTGCTCCAGCCAAGTGGATATATCTTTTCTGCCGGAATTCCATGTCCGGTTGCATAATTATGTATTGTCAATTCCTGATCACCAATCAGGAATAAACCGTCAAATTGATGATTACCCAGCATCTCTGCCAGCTGTTTTGACCTGAACATACGGTCAGCTCTGGTATTCAATACGATTGCCACACCTGGAATCTCAGGATGAATTGTGTGGATATATTCCATCAAAACAAAAGTGGATTCCGGATCGTTGGCAGCAAATGAATGAGCAAAGAATAATTCCTTACCATTGATTTTATATCTAAAAATCTCAGTAGCACCAATATCAGGAGTGGAATCATACATCCCTTTCAAGGCAATTTCTCTATCTACTCCACATCTGCGGCAAACTTCCAGAGATAATGCTACATTATCCCGATGCTCTATCCAGCTGAAACCCTGCATATCTGCTTCTGTGATATCTTCTTTACTTACGTATTCAAATTCAGTATGCCTGTGGTCAGCCACTTTTTTCATTAACGGGAAAACCCTGTTCTCAGAAGTTAATATCAAGCCATTATCCGGTATTGTGTTACACATGGATAGAGTAACATTCCTTAAACCAGGACCCATCAGGTCCAAATGATCCGGGCGCGAGTTTGTGATCACACCAATTGTGGATTTCACCATCTTATGCTCAGTTGTCCACTGGTATTCGGGAGTAACTGCCATACATTCAAGAACCAGATAATCAATATTCTTTTTTGAAGCATATTTGATGATCTTCAATTGTTCTCTGATATTAGCACCAAATAGTCGCACAATAGGTTTTTCTCTACCACTGGGATAAATGATACGAGGAGCAGAACCCGTGGTTTTGGCAATCACTTGATAGTTACCTGCCCTTAGCCCGGCAGCTATCAAACGTGTAACGCTAGATTTACCTCTGGTACCATTAATATGAATTATCTCAGGAATTTTGCCACGATTTCTTTTATGATCCCAGAATTCATGGGCTCCCCAGCCAATTAGAATAACTAATCCAATAATTAATCCAAACATATTCCCTTTTTTAAATTACCGGAGAGAAAATTCTCCCCGGTAATTGATTCTTATTTATTTCATCAGAACGCATTTTTTAGTTGTAGTGTGGCGATCTGATTTCAGTTTATAAAAATATACTCCACTGCTAACCTGCTTACCATCATCATCTCTTCCATACCAGATGGATTCATGATCACCAGCATCCATATTGCCAGAAGCCAGGGTTTTTACTTTCTTACCCTTGATATTGTAAACAGCCAGCTCAATACTGGTGTTTTCAGGAAGCGAGAAACTGATGGTAGTTTCAGGATTGAATGGATTAGGATAATTTGCATTCAAAACAGGCATTGACGGTACAAGATCAGTTATTTCATTCCCTGTAAATGTATCTGGTGCTTCTGTAGTGTACTTAATTGCCAGTCCATTTTGCAGCTCAGTAGCTGATGCAGGATAAATATTTGCATAACTATAAAGCACGCCATCTTCCTGATACAGGTCTTCTATTCCTATCGTAGAATAATTGTCATCATCATCAGGATTACTAATAACCTGATAGTTTACCTGGATTATACCATTACCACTGGCAGTGGCATATTCTTGAACACTCGGGTCATAAAGCACAATCTGAAATATTTCAGCAGCTGTATTATCCTGACGGTTAAAGCAATCACTCCATTCAATAACAAAGTAATCCTCTTCGGTATTATAATAATGACTAAGTCTTAATGGTTCAATACCACTATCAGGTCCCCGCAAATCATCCCAGTAAGCACAAATCTGTGCATATGGTCCTAAAGCACTAGGGATTCTCCAATTACGGAAATAATACTGCCAGGTAGTATCGAAAGAAATCCAGCCATTTGAGCAGACTGTGATGCTGTCATATACGGCATCAAAATAGGTGAAATCAAATGGTAAAGCAATATCATTAGATTGATCATCAGTCATTAGAATGACATCACCCTGTCCCCCGAGTTCCGGATCAATTTCTTCCCAGAAATATACTGGTGCTTCTTCATAGCCAGTATCAAAGCTGTCATAGGCATAATATCCGCCAATGCAGGGTCCTGTGGGATCAGTATTACTTACTACACCAATAGTGACATTGAAACTGGTTTCATATATTCTGCCGGCATTATCTTCCAGATGAAGATATATTCCAGCATCTCTGCCATTAAAGCCAGAAGCTTCGGCTGATAC carries:
- a CDS encoding APC family permease, encoding MHKSKKPIGLWSAVSMGIGAMVGAGIFALLGEASSISGSAVYISFIIGGIIALFSGYSLGKLGARYPSAGGMIEYLTQAYGVGFFTGTMGIILYFAVIVSLSLVAKAFGNYAISFLHINDTSNLWHHLFSSGIIILFVLVNLKGAKDVAIWERLIVGIKFTVLTVLAIVGIMYINPSLISPQNYPPTKDIFFSVAITFFAFEGFRVITNTAEDMPNPAKTLPHAIMLAILLVMSLYVAISFAVFGTLSVDKVIAAKDYALAEAALPLFGHVGFAVVAITALIATASAINASLFAVTNVTYQLAKDGELPAVYGKRIAHSSEGLLVSGFLIIILSLLFDLSEVAAIGSISTLFIHTVTHLGHLKIIKETGASRILVFLAGLLSLSAIVLAFIYLAKGSSHVISILIGFLFIAAIMEFLLQKIAKRKIRPRVV
- a CDS encoding LruC domain-containing protein → MIKGIKLYAVVVVIFMVIGCTSNDTVTANKAQHLDELEIPDGFNWDFTKIVEVVVIANDSEGNPVEGAEVSLYKTQNNLAFQLSTNSDGELRTDITLPESSNSVILEYDGQQATIPVIGNTVYHEMTVDPVRDIRSNGTLYVPGTNSVLTLMYEDNWPLKGDYDFNDMVVETWGKLRFEADYLRYIELSAKVVASGATFHNGFDIIFESNAFLNTSLGDVITFSAYDSNGDQLPLDSGQVAAAYGTDMINWWTSPGYLQFHFFDDVYDVMAPPHGSLAMNTNADAPWVDTITIKIRIDYNQLIPFNPGDPIFNLNDLNPYITVDNILGYEIHLPGEFVTGFFSQQSLFGTGDDNTPAGGMSDPLYGENAFTSVEGYSWALKLEGILEYPREQVDVIVAYPELADYFDGTQGIFDNWWQPHPDPNFTAGYIYDRGDMTVADQDAPVGE
- a CDS encoding 2-phosphosulfolactate phosphatase — encoded protein: MKIKFLHLMKGAGQAEGIAVVIDVFRAFSLEAYLFNAGVKDIIAVDDLNIARQLKAENPHYLLIGEREGITQSGFDYGNSPFYTKNLDLKDKIVVHASSSGTRGLVAAMNSSATEVLTGSFVNARAIANYIKRKKPETVSLIDMGWAGQRATLEDTICADYLHHLITGSKFNYPDCIYEIYCTDGQRFFDPENQSSMPREDFFLCLRPNIFPFILKAESSANGNIHLRKIIPTKQEF
- the gcvPB gene encoding aminomethyl-transferring glycine dehydrogenase subunit GcvPB — translated: MSKTIFEKNSPGRKGYTLPENDVDYKLNDCIPPKFQRKETPRLPQVSELDVMRHFIELSHKNHFVEKGFYPLGSCTMKYNPKISDTMAANIALTDIHPFQPENSVQGALQIQWELQRDLAEISGFASATLQPVAGAQGEFTGIKIIEAYHKAKGNNKKTIILPDSAHGTNPASAALCGYKIIEIASNDKGMVDLVALKEVVNEDTAGFMLTNPNTLGIFESQICQISEIIHAVDGLMYMDGANFNALMGLVKPGEMGFDVMHYNLHKSFSTPHGGGGPGSGAVGVRADLVKFLPYPMVAGNRDEGFFLDSSHKATSIGKVHSFYGNFMVNVRAWIYLKMLGNQGLKRVSENAVINANYLMRKLEKYYYVPYNESCMHEFVASGIWQKKENGVHTLDIAKRLLDKGYHAPTIYFPLIVPEAIMIEPTETESKETLDEFIQTMIDIAAEAKNNPQILHDAPLNTPIRRADDVRAVKQLNVKFDLCNMPLTCEE
- the gcvPA gene encoding aminomethyl-transferring glycine dehydrogenase subunit GcvPA; this encodes MPFISNTDRERLEMLQACGVAKFADLIKNIPQEFLDKAEFHLGKPLSELELIRALTDLTEDNVPTTEAISFLGGGIYDHFIPAAVNHIISRPEFLSAYTPYQAEVSQGTLQYIYEYQTMICELTGMEISNAGMYDGATAAAEAVLMAVRKTKKYRALIPSTINPLYREVIKTYTSGIDVELIEIKQKNGTIDLAHLQAELNDDTACVLMQTPNFLGFLEDVFEIEKITHSAKKALLIPIVDPISLAVLNSPAEYQADIVVGEGQALGNSQSYGGPLFGFLATSEKLIRTMPGRLSGATLDVEGNIAYVLTMQAREQHIRREKATSNICSNDALCTLAATVYLCLMGSRGLKQVAEQSTAKAHYLAAKLSELPGYELYSTAPFFKEFALKTPHPAEYICEALSEWDVYPGIPIQQFGYEDLLLIAVTEKITKDDMDQLVDMLKSLDQAEEE